Proteins encoded in a region of the Bubalus bubalis isolate 160015118507 breed Murrah chromosome 9, NDDB_SH_1, whole genome shotgun sequence genome:
- the TUBB4A gene encoding tubulin beta-4A chain, producing the protein MREIVHLQAGQCGNQIGAKFWEVISDEHGIDPTGTYHGDSDLQLERINVYYNEATGGNYVPRAVLVDLEPGTMDSVRSGPFGQIFRPDNFVFGQSGAGNNWAKGHYTEGAELVDAVLDVVRKEAESCDCLQGFQLTHSLGGGTGSGMGTLLISKIREEFPDRIMNTFSVVPSPKVSDTVVEPYNATLSVHQLVENTDETYCIDNEALYDICFRTLKLTTPTYGDLNHLVSATMSGVTTCLRFPGQLNADLRKLAVNMVPFPRLHFFMPGFAPLTSRGSQQYRALTVPELTQQMFDAKNMMAACDPRHGRYLTVAAVFRGRMSMKEVDEQMLSVQSKNSSYFVEWIPNNVKTAVCDIPPRGLKMAATFIGNSTAIQELFKRISEQFTAMFRRKAFLHWYTGEGMDEMEFTEAESNMNDLVSEYQQYQDATAEEGEFEEEAEEEVA; encoded by the exons ATGCGGGAGATTGTGCACCTGCAGGCCGGCCAGTGCGGCAACCAGATCGGAGCCAAG TTTTGGGAGGTAATCAGTGATGAGCATGGCATTGATCCCACGGGCACATACCACGGGGACAGTGACCTCCAGCTGGAGAGAATCAACGTGTACTACAATGAGGCCACTG GAGGAAATTACGTGCCCAGAGCTGTCCTGGTGGACCTTGAGCCGGGCACCATGGACTCTGTCCGCTCTGGCCCCTTCGGCCAGATCTTTCGTCCTGACAATTTTGTGTTTG gccAGTCTGGAGCCGGCAACAACTGGGCCAAAGGCCACTACACAGAGGGCGCTGAACTGGTGGACGCGGTCCTGGATGTGGTTCGGAAAGAGGCTGAGAGCTGTGACTGCCTGCAGGGCTTCCAGCTGACCCACTCGCTGGGCGGGGGTACAGGGTCTGGAATGGGGACTCTCCTCATCAGCAAGATCCGCGAGGAGTTCCCCGACCGCATCATGAACACCTTCAGCGTGGTGCCCTCACCCAAGGTGTCGGACACGGTGGTGGAGCCCTACAACGCCACCCTGTCCGTGCACCAGCTGGTGGAGAACACAGACGAGACCTACTGCATCGACAATGAAGCGCTGTATGACATCTGCTTCCGCACCCTGAAACTGACCACCCCCACCTACGGGGACCTCAACCACCTGGTGTCGGCCACCATGAGCGGGGTCACCACCTGCCTGCGCTTCCCGGGCCAGCTCAACGCCGACCTGCGCAAGCTGGCCGTGAACATGGTGCCCTTCCCTCGCCTGCACTTCTTCATGCCCGGCTTCGCCCCACTGACCAGCCGGGGCAGCCAGCAGTACCGGGCGCTGACAGTCCCTGAGCTGACCCAGCAGATGTTCGACGCCAAGAACATGATGGCCGCGTGCGACCCACGCCACGGCCGCTACCTGACCGTGGCCGCCGTCTTCCGGGGCCGCATGTCCATGAAGGAGGTGGATGAGCAGATGCTGAGCGTGCAGAGCAAGAACAGCAGCTACTTCGTGGAGTGGATCCCCAACAACGTGAAGACGGCCGTGTGCGACATCCCGCCCCGCGGCCTGAAGATGGCCGCCACCTTCATCGGCAACAGCACGGCCATCCAGGAGCTGTTCAAGCGCATCTCAGAGCAGTTCACAGCCATGTTCCGGCGCAAGGCCTTCCTGCACTGGTACACGGGCGAGGGCATGGACGAGATGGAGTTCACTGAGGCCGAGAGCAACATGAATGACCTGGTGTCCGAGTACCAGCAGTACCAGGACGCCACGGCCGAGGAGGGCGAGTTTGAGGAGGAGGCCGAGGAGGAGGTGGCCTAG
- the LOC102410329 gene encoding histone H2B type 1-C/E/F/G/I: MPEPAKSAPAPKKGSKKAVTKAQKKDGKTRKHSRKESYSVYMYKVLKQVHPDTGISSKAMGIMNSFVNDIFERIAGEASRLVHYNKRSITSREIQTTVRLLLPGELAKHSVSEGTKAVTKYTSSK; this comes from the coding sequence ATGCCTGAACCGGCTAAATCTGCTCCTGCCCCTAAAAAGGGCtctaaaaaagctgtgaccaaggcccagaagaaggaTGGCAAGACACGCAAGCACAGCCGTAAGGAGAGCTACTCCGTGTACAtgtacaaggtgctgaagcaagtcCATCCAGACACTGGCATCTcgtccaaggccatgggaatcatgaactcctttgtCAACGACATTTTTGAGCGCATCGCTGGCGAGGCATCACGCCTGGTGCATTACAACAAGCGCTctatcacatccagggagatccagaccaccgtgcgcttgctgctacctggggagctggccaagcactccgtgtccgagggcactaaggctgtcaccaagtataccagctccaagtaa